One genomic region from Acidimicrobiales bacterium encodes:
- a CDS encoding selenium-binding protein SBP56-related protein, with amino-acid sequence MSVSSTDPTFYRTPGEAAAAAPEQLAYVAAFSRGEGDRPDALTVVDVDKSSADFGQVVGWLDMPNAGDELHHFGWNACSSALCHTGHDAAQMERRYLLVPGIRSSRINVIDTKPDPRRPNLVKVVDADELAKAAGYSRPHTLHCGPDGLYLSALGSADGDGPGGIAMLDHDSFAVVGQWEVDRGPQWLAYDFWWHLNQGVMVTSEWGTPGMIEDGIVPELLLGRKYGHAIHIWDLHERRHLQTLDLGDNYQMTLELRPAHDPAKAFGFVGVVVNVEDLSASIWAWHRDGDQWGITKVIEIPAEPADASALPPLLQSFGAVPPLVTDIDLSVDDRHLYVSCWGTGEMRQYDVSDPLSPALTGSVRIGGIAGRTPHPASDAPLSGGPQMVEVSRDGRRVYFTNSLYGAWDDQFYPDGVGSWMAKLDVDPGGGITFDPDFFVTDFRGLRVHQVRLQGGDASSDSYCYS; translated from the coding sequence GTGTCCGTCTCCAGCACCGACCCGACCTTCTATCGCACACCCGGCGAGGCGGCAGCGGCCGCGCCCGAGCAGCTCGCCTACGTGGCCGCGTTCAGCAGGGGAGAGGGCGACCGACCCGATGCGCTGACGGTCGTCGATGTCGACAAGAGCTCGGCCGACTTCGGTCAGGTCGTCGGCTGGCTCGACATGCCCAATGCGGGCGACGAGCTGCACCACTTCGGTTGGAACGCCTGCAGCTCGGCGCTCTGCCACACCGGCCACGACGCGGCCCAGATGGAGCGCCGCTATCTCCTGGTCCCCGGCATCCGCTCGTCGCGCATCAACGTGATCGACACCAAGCCCGACCCCCGGCGACCCAACCTCGTCAAGGTCGTCGACGCCGACGAGCTGGCCAAGGCAGCTGGGTACTCCCGACCGCACACACTGCACTGTGGACCCGACGGGCTGTACCTGAGCGCCCTGGGCAGCGCCGATGGGGACGGACCCGGGGGCATCGCCATGCTCGATCACGACTCCTTCGCCGTCGTCGGCCAGTGGGAGGTCGACCGCGGGCCCCAGTGGCTGGCGTACGACTTCTGGTGGCATCTCAACCAGGGCGTGATGGTGACGAGTGAATGGGGAACGCCCGGGATGATCGAGGACGGTATCGTCCCCGAGCTGCTGCTCGGCCGCAAGTACGGCCACGCCATCCACATCTGGGACCTGCACGAGCGCCGTCACCTCCAGACCTTGGACCTGGGCGACAACTATCAGATGACCCTCGAGCTCCGTCCTGCGCACGATCCGGCGAAGGCCTTCGGCTTCGTCGGGGTCGTGGTGAACGTGGAGGATCTCTCGGCCTCGATCTGGGCCTGGCACCGGGACGGTGACCAGTGGGGAATCACCAAGGTCATCGAGATCCCCGCCGAGCCGGCTGACGCCAGCGCGCTTCCCCCCTTGCTCCAGTCCTTCGGGGCGGTGCCACCGCTCGTCACCGACATCGATCTGTCTGTCGACGACCGCCACCTGTACGTGTCGTGCTGGGGCACCGGCGAGATGCGTCAGTACGACGTGTCCGATCCGCTGTCACCGGCACTCACGGGGTCGGTGCGAATCGGGGGAATCGCCGGTCGCACGCCTCATCCGGCCTCCGACGCTCCGCTCAGCGGCGGCCCGCAGATGGTCGAGGTCAGCCGCGACGGACGGCGGGTGTACTTCACCAACTCGCTGTACGGAGCCTGGGACGATCAGTTCTATCCAGATGGGGTCGGGTCCTGGATGGCCAAGCTCGACGTCGACCCGGGCGGCGGGATCACCTTCGATCCCGACTTCTTCGTCACCGACTTCCGGGGTCTGCGCGTCCACCAGGTCCGTCTCCAGGGCGGAGACGCCTCCTCGGACTCCTACTGCTACTCCTGA
- a CDS encoding ABC transporter substrate-binding protein — protein MSRSLRLGISLTAASALIFAACGGGGTRSRGSPVNSRGGAATVNMGTAPDSLDPQLGFTNQAAEADWLAYTGLLTYAHANGQAGTQLIPGLATSLPQISSNGLTYTMTLRPGLTYSNGAPVKASDFPYSLERAMKISWGGKSFFTDYIVGASDYDSGKAPSISGITTNDATGQITIQLIKAYGAFDNILAFPAAGLVPTGTPMNDLGNSPPPGVGSYTITNVVPNQSFTMQRNSRFAVPGIPQGHLQTINVHVQSNTLTEAQQVLNNQADNFDAGDTVPPTLLSQIQSSAGSRFAKETAALTFYFFMNTTTKPFDNPLVRQAVNMAIDRRVLQRLTSGFIAAGCYFLPPQLPGHPMAPCPYGGPNGAPNLTKAKALVQQSGLAGTPITVWGQNRSPRQEFVTYYTSVLNQLGFNATAKIIQSSLYFTTIGNASTNPQTGFADWSQDFPNPSDFYLLLDGTAIQPVKNQNFSMVNDPQIQASLAKLYPVPATQLSSVASDWQQLDQYVAKQAYEAVFGYEQVPKFMSNRINFSSAVFHPLYYNDWSSWELKG, from the coding sequence GTGAGCAGAAGCTTGCGACTGGGGATCTCTCTCACAGCGGCTTCGGCGCTGATCTTCGCCGCGTGCGGAGGAGGAGGCACCAGATCCAGGGGGAGCCCTGTCAACTCACGCGGCGGCGCCGCGACTGTCAACATGGGCACGGCACCGGACTCCCTCGACCCGCAACTGGGCTTTACCAACCAGGCGGCCGAGGCTGATTGGCTCGCGTATACGGGCCTCCTGACCTACGCCCACGCCAACGGCCAGGCCGGCACCCAGCTCATCCCAGGGCTGGCCACCTCGCTGCCGCAGATCAGCAGCAACGGCTTGACCTACACGATGACCCTGCGCCCCGGGCTCACGTACTCCAACGGGGCCCCCGTCAAGGCCTCCGATTTCCCCTACTCGCTCGAGCGGGCCATGAAGATCAGCTGGGGCGGCAAGTCGTTCTTCACCGACTACATCGTCGGCGCCTCTGACTACGACAGCGGCAAGGCCCCGTCGATCAGCGGCATCACGACCAACGACGCCACCGGGCAGATCACCATCCAGCTGATCAAGGCCTACGGCGCCTTCGACAACATCCTCGCCTTCCCGGCAGCGGGCCTCGTGCCCACCGGTACGCCCATGAACGACCTGGGCAACAGCCCCCCACCGGGCGTGGGCTCGTACACGATCACCAATGTGGTGCCCAACCAGTCGTTCACGATGCAGCGCAACAGCCGCTTCGCCGTTCCGGGCATCCCGCAGGGCCACCTGCAGACGATCAACGTGCACGTCCAGTCCAACACGCTGACCGAGGCCCAGCAGGTCCTCAACAACCAGGCCGACAACTTCGATGCGGGCGACACCGTCCCCCCGACTCTGCTGAGCCAGATCCAGTCGAGCGCCGGCAGCCGGTTCGCCAAGGAGACGGCCGCGCTGACCTTCTACTTCTTCATGAACACCACGACCAAGCCGTTCGACAACCCGCTGGTCCGCCAGGCCGTCAACATGGCGATCGACCGGCGGGTCCTCCAGCGGCTGACGAGCGGGTTCATCGCCGCAGGGTGCTACTTCCTGCCTCCCCAGCTGCCGGGCCACCCGATGGCGCCGTGCCCCTACGGCGGCCCCAACGGAGCGCCCAACCTGACCAAGGCCAAGGCGCTCGTCCAGCAGTCAGGCCTGGCGGGGACGCCGATCACGGTGTGGGGGCAGAACCGAAGCCCCCGCCAGGAGTTCGTCACCTACTACACCAGCGTCCTCAACCAGCTCGGGTTCAACGCCACCGCGAAGATCATCCAGAGCTCGCTCTACTTCACGACCATCGGCAACGCCAGCACCAACCCCCAGACGGGGTTCGCCGACTGGTCGCAGGACTTCCCCAACCCGTCTGACTTCTACCTGCTCCTCGACGGGACCGCGATCCAGCCGGTGAAGAACCAGAACTTCAGCATGGTCAACGACCCCCAGATCCAGGCGTCGCTGGCCAAGCTCTACCCGGTGCCGGCCACCCAGCTGTCGTCGGTGGCATCGGACTGGCAGCAGCTCGACCAGTACGTGGCCAAGCAGGCGTACGAGGCCGTCTTCGGCTACGAGCAGGTGCCGAAGTTCATGTCCAACCGGATCAACTTCTCCTCGGCCGTATTCCATCCGCTCTATTACAACGACTGGTCCAGCTGGGAACTGAAGGGCTAG
- a CDS encoding tetratricopeptide repeat protein → MRLAVLVGGVAAVRAIGSRWLYTEQHPAHRREPDGRGQGTLPVGRDEEACRCRARAGHVDAMSDLGVILAERGEVAEAEELFVEAARGGHGRAMYNLAVLSEASDPGDAVEWYLRAAGAGETNAMYNLGVWRDQRGDTTEAERWYRRAAGAEHACAMNNLGVILQRRGEVGEARAWFQRAAEKGEVDAMGNLGALLQRRGQATEAEAWFRRAAESGQADAMSSLGAVLEMRDETGQAEEWYRRGAEANNAGAMTNLGVLLASRGQVEEAEEWYRRAAGAGQPPAMTNLAGLLAGRGEVEEAAGWYQRAAAAGEPHAVHALATRRQPRAAGLQYRWSRV, encoded by the coding sequence GTGCGGCTCGCGGTGCTGGTCGGCGGCGTGGCCGCGGTGCGTGCGATCGGGTCGCGCTGGCTGTACACCGAGCAGCACCCGGCTCACCGCCGTGAGCCCGACGGTCGCGGCCAGGGCACCCTGCCCGTCGGCCGCGACGAGGAGGCATGCCGGTGCCGGGCCCGGGCCGGACACGTCGACGCCATGAGCGATCTCGGGGTGATCCTCGCGGAGCGGGGGGAGGTCGCCGAGGCGGAGGAGCTGTTCGTGGAGGCCGCCCGAGGCGGTCATGGCAGGGCCATGTACAACCTCGCCGTCCTGTCGGAGGCGAGCGACCCCGGCGACGCCGTGGAGTGGTACCTGCGCGCTGCCGGCGCAGGTGAGACAAATGCCATGTACAACCTCGGCGTGTGGCGGGACCAGCGGGGCGACACGACCGAGGCCGAGCGGTGGTACCGCCGGGCGGCCGGGGCCGAGCACGCCTGCGCCATGAACAACCTGGGCGTCATCCTCCAGCGACGGGGCGAGGTCGGCGAGGCGCGGGCCTGGTTTCAGCGCGCGGCCGAAAAGGGCGAGGTCGACGCCATGGGCAACCTAGGGGCGCTGCTCCAGCGCCGAGGGCAGGCAACGGAGGCCGAGGCGTGGTTCCGCCGGGCGGCCGAGTCTGGACAGGCCGATGCCATGAGCAGCCTCGGGGCGGTGCTCGAGATGCGGGACGAGACGGGCCAGGCCGAGGAGTGGTACCGCAGGGGTGCCGAGGCGAACAACGCGGGCGCCATGACCAATCTCGGCGTCCTACTGGCGAGCCGGGGCCAGGTCGAAGAGGCCGAGGAGTGGTACCGACGGGCGGCCGGAGCCGGGCAACCGCCGGCGATGACGAACCTGGCCGGGCTCCTCGCCGGCCGGGGCGAGGTCGAAGAGGCGGCAGGGTGGTATCAGCGGGCGGCGGCCGCGGGCGAGCCGCATGCCGTCCATGCGCTCGCGACCCGGCGCCAGCCCCGCGCCGCGGGCCTGCAGTACCGGTGGTCGAGGGTCTGA
- a CDS encoding DHA2 family efflux MFS transporter permease subunit yields MSDTTTGTGGLSFSSSTGRWVLLATVLGSGVAFLDATVVNVALPSIGRDFGVGLADLQWTVTGYTLTLSAFLLLGGALGDRYGRRRLFVIGLVWFAVASLVCGIAPNAPLLIVARAVQGIGGALLTPGSLAIIEASFRPADRGRAIGAWSGLGGVFGAIGPLLGGVLVTLVTWRLVFFINLPLAAFAVWVASRHVPETSKGGVQGPLDIQGPALAVLGLGGVTYSLIEGPARGWTSATTLAVIGAGGVLLIAFLVYESRARDPLLPLSIFRSRIFAGANEATFAIYAALGTVLFLGVLQLQQALHYSALGAGLALLPLTLILLALSSRSGKLATQIGPRIPMTVGPLVAAVGMALFARVVPGASYAASVLPAAVVLGLGMTLTVPALTTTALGAVSADRAGVASAVNNDVARLASLAAVAVIPALAGISTAGSSVDAAAFSSGFRVAMLICAGLCASAGLISFVTIRGPRRACTPAPGFACSVSGPPVGEEAWTPRPATLAMEGGDEGE; encoded by the coding sequence GTGAGCGACACCACGACGGGTACTGGCGGACTTTCCTTCTCCAGCTCCACCGGACGCTGGGTGCTACTGGCGACCGTGCTGGGCTCGGGCGTCGCTTTCCTGGACGCCACCGTCGTGAACGTGGCCCTGCCCAGCATCGGGCGGGACTTCGGCGTCGGTCTGGCCGACCTGCAGTGGACCGTCACGGGCTACACGCTCACCCTGTCGGCGTTCCTGCTGCTCGGCGGGGCCCTGGGCGACCGCTATGGCCGGCGACGGCTGTTCGTGATCGGCCTGGTGTGGTTCGCCGTCGCCTCGCTGGTGTGCGGGATTGCTCCGAACGCCCCGTTGCTCATCGTGGCCAGGGCGGTCCAGGGCATCGGTGGAGCACTGCTCACGCCGGGAAGCCTCGCCATCATCGAGGCGAGCTTCCGCCCTGCCGACCGCGGTCGCGCGATCGGGGCGTGGTCGGGGCTCGGTGGGGTCTTCGGCGCCATCGGCCCCCTCCTCGGGGGCGTGCTCGTGACCTTGGTGACCTGGAGGCTCGTGTTCTTCATCAACCTCCCACTGGCCGCGTTCGCCGTCTGGGTGGCAAGCCGTCACGTCCCCGAGACGTCGAAAGGCGGAGTGCAGGGTCCGCTCGACATCCAGGGCCCGGCGCTCGCCGTGCTCGGCCTCGGCGGGGTGACCTATTCGCTCATCGAGGGTCCGGCTCGGGGCTGGACGTCGGCGACCACCCTCGCCGTCATCGGCGCTGGCGGCGTCCTGCTCATCGCCTTCCTCGTCTACGAGAGCCGCGCCCGCGACCCACTCCTGCCGCTTTCGATCTTTCGCTCGCGGATCTTCGCCGGCGCCAACGAGGCCACATTCGCCATCTACGCGGCGTTGGGTACGGTCCTCTTCCTTGGTGTCCTCCAGCTCCAGCAAGCGCTGCACTACTCCGCGCTCGGGGCCGGCCTGGCACTCCTGCCTCTCACGTTGATCCTGCTGGCGCTGTCGTCCCGCTCAGGGAAGTTGGCCACCCAGATCGGGCCGAGGATCCCCATGACCGTCGGGCCGCTGGTGGCTGCGGTCGGGATGGCGCTGTTCGCGCGCGTCGTGCCTGGCGCGAGCTACGCCGCCAGCGTGCTGCCCGCCGCGGTCGTCCTCGGCCTGGGCATGACGCTCACGGTTCCCGCCCTGACCACGACCGCGCTGGGTGCGGTCTCGGCCGATCGGGCGGGGGTCGCCTCGGCTGTCAACAACGACGTCGCCCGCCTTGCTTCGTTGGCGGCCGTGGCGGTCATCCCGGCGCTGGCCGGCATCAGCACCGCCGGCTCCAGCGTCGACGCCGCCGCCTTCTCATCCGGTTTCCGGGTGGCGATGTTGATCTGCGCCGGGCTGTGCGCCTCCGCGGGGTTGATCTCCTTCGTGACCATTCGAGGACCGCGACGGGCCTGTACGCCGGCACCTGGCTTCGCCTGCTCCGTGAGCGGCCCGCCCGTCGGGGAGGAGGCATGGACTCCCCGGCCCGCGACGCTGGCGATGGAAGGCGGCGATGAGGGCGAGTGA